The Lentzea guizhouensis genome contains a region encoding:
- a CDS encoding substrate-binding domain-containing protein — protein MPHKRTTRIAAVAATLTLGVALTACTGNTPQNTGGGTNQGGARVANDEPGKKVVIGFSAPAADHGWMAAITNAAKAEAGKYSDVELKVVEGTNDVNLQISQVETFINDKVDAIVLLPFDGAALTPVALKAMKAGITVINVDREFDSPFAARSTVLGDNYGMGVSAGTYVCDRLKGKSDAVVAEIAGIDSLPLTQDRSKGFADALSGCGLKVANRVAAEFTVESGERAAANLLQAARKIDAIWNHDDDQGVGVAAAIKNSGRGEFFMVGGAGSANVMREIKADNGPHKATVIYPSTQGADGIRLARLAVQGKALGDLVEVEVPREVQLFAPVVTKDNVDRYLPTAFES, from the coding sequence ATGCCGCACAAGAGAACCACCCGCATCGCCGCGGTCGCGGCGACACTGACGCTCGGTGTCGCGCTGACCGCGTGCACCGGCAACACGCCGCAGAACACCGGAGGCGGCACCAACCAGGGCGGGGCGAGGGTCGCCAACGACGAACCGGGCAAGAAGGTCGTCATCGGCTTCTCCGCACCGGCCGCCGACCACGGCTGGATGGCCGCGATCACCAACGCCGCCAAGGCGGAGGCCGGCAAGTACTCCGACGTGGAGCTGAAGGTCGTCGAGGGCACCAACGACGTCAACCTCCAGATCAGCCAGGTCGAGACGTTCATCAACGACAAGGTGGACGCGATCGTCCTGCTGCCGTTCGACGGCGCCGCGCTCACCCCGGTCGCGCTCAAGGCCATGAAGGCCGGCATCACCGTGATCAACGTCGACCGCGAGTTCGACAGCCCGTTCGCCGCGCGGTCGACCGTGCTGGGCGACAACTACGGCATGGGCGTCTCCGCCGGCACGTACGTCTGCGACCGGCTCAAGGGCAAGTCGGACGCGGTCGTCGCGGAGATCGCCGGGATCGACTCGCTGCCGCTGACCCAGGACCGCAGCAAGGGCTTCGCGGACGCGCTCTCGGGCTGCGGGCTCAAGGTGGCCAACCGCGTGGCCGCCGAGTTCACCGTGGAGAGCGGCGAGCGGGCCGCGGCGAACCTGCTGCAGGCCGCGCGCAAGATCGACGCCATCTGGAACCACGACGACGACCAGGGCGTCGGCGTCGCGGCCGCGATCAAGAACTCCGGCCGCGGCGAGTTCTTCATGGTCGGCGGCGCGGGCTCGGCGAACGTCATGCGCGAGATCAAGGCGGACAACGGGCCGCACAAGGCGACGGTGATCTACCCGTCCACCCAGGGCGCGGACGGCATCCGGCTGGCCAGGCTCGCGGTGCAGGGCAAAGCGCTCGGCGACCTGGTCGAGGTCGAGGTCCCGCGCGAGGTGCAGCTGTTCGCGCCGGTCGTGACGAAGGACAACGTCGACCGCTACCTGCCGACCGCCTTCGAGTCCTGA
- a CDS encoding DJ-1/PfpI family protein produces the protein MARVLMLVGDAAEELDSMYPLFRLREDDHEVVVAAPSTRPVQLVVHDFEPGCDAYTEKPGRRLPVDLAFADVRPEEFDALVIPGGRAPEYIRTDPEVARIVQHFFAHDRPVGTICHGPQVPAALGLLRGRTTAAYPPLRADVEQAGGTFADGPDVVDGVMVSCRGWPDLPQWSKAFLRVLAKTNGS, from the coding sequence ATGGCACGAGTGCTGATGCTGGTGGGCGACGCGGCCGAGGAGCTCGACTCGATGTACCCGCTGTTCCGGTTGCGGGAGGACGACCACGAGGTCGTGGTGGCCGCGCCCAGCACACGTCCGGTCCAGCTGGTGGTGCACGACTTCGAACCGGGGTGTGACGCCTACACGGAGAAACCCGGCCGCCGGCTGCCCGTGGACCTGGCGTTCGCGGACGTGCGGCCTGAGGAGTTCGACGCGCTGGTGATCCCGGGCGGCCGGGCGCCGGAGTACATCCGCACGGACCCGGAGGTGGCCCGGATCGTCCAGCACTTCTTCGCCCACGACCGCCCGGTCGGGACGATCTGCCACGGCCCGCAGGTCCCGGCGGCGCTGGGCCTGCTGCGCGGCAGGACGACGGCCGCCTACCCGCCGCTGCGGGCCGATGTCGAGCAGGCCGGCGGCACCTTCGCCGACGGGCCGGACGTCGTGGACGGCGTGATGGTCTCCTGCCGCGGCTGGCCGGACCTGCCCCAGTGGTCCAAGGCATTCCTGCGCGTTCTCGCGAAGACGAACGGCAGCTGA
- a CDS encoding sugar phosphate isomerase/epimerase family protein: protein MARPITLFTGQWADLPFEEVCRLASGWGYDGLEIACWGDHLDPWRAAEDDDYVADRLAILAKHDLKVWTISNHLTGQAVCDDPIDERHQGILSARNWGDGDPEGVRQRAAEEMKMTARAAAKLGVDTVVGFTGSSIWKAVAMFPPAPQSMIDAGYQDFADRWNPILDVFDEVGVRFAHEVHPSEIAYDYWTTVQALEAIGHRPAFGLNWDPSHFVWQDLDPVGFLWDFRDRIYHVDCKDARRQVGNGRNGRMGSHLAWADPRRGWDFVSTGRGDVPWEQSFRMLNTIGYSGPISVEWEDAGMDRLVGAPEALEFIRRNAFDPPSASFDAAFSSGG from the coding sequence ATGGCACGCCCGATCACGCTGTTCACCGGCCAGTGGGCCGACCTGCCGTTCGAGGAGGTCTGCCGGCTGGCCTCGGGCTGGGGCTACGACGGCCTGGAGATCGCCTGCTGGGGCGACCACCTCGACCCGTGGCGGGCCGCGGAGGACGACGACTACGTCGCCGACCGGCTCGCCATCCTCGCCAAGCACGACCTCAAGGTGTGGACGATCTCCAACCACCTCACCGGTCAGGCCGTCTGCGACGACCCGATCGACGAGCGGCACCAGGGCATCCTGTCCGCCCGCAACTGGGGTGACGGCGACCCCGAGGGCGTGCGGCAGCGCGCGGCCGAGGAGATGAAGATGACGGCGCGGGCCGCGGCCAAGCTCGGCGTCGACACCGTCGTGGGCTTCACCGGCTCCTCGATCTGGAAGGCCGTCGCGATGTTCCCGCCGGCGCCCCAGTCGATGATCGACGCCGGCTACCAGGACTTCGCCGACCGGTGGAACCCGATCCTGGACGTGTTCGACGAGGTCGGCGTCCGGTTCGCGCACGAGGTGCACCCGTCCGAGATCGCCTACGACTACTGGACGACCGTGCAGGCGCTGGAGGCCATCGGGCACCGGCCCGCGTTCGGCCTCAACTGGGACCCGTCGCACTTCGTCTGGCAGGACCTCGACCCGGTCGGGTTCCTGTGGGACTTCCGCGACCGGATCTACCACGTCGACTGCAAGGACGCCCGGCGCCAGGTCGGCAACGGCCGCAACGGCCGGATGGGCTCGCACCTGGCGTGGGCGGACCCGCGGCGCGGCTGGGACTTCGTCTCGACCGGACGCGGTGACGTGCCGTGGGAGCAGTCGTTCCGGATGCTCAACACCATCGGGTACTCCGGTCCGATCAGCGTCGAGTGGGAGGACGCCGGCATGGACCGACTCGTCGGCGCGCCCGAGGCGCTGGAGTTCATCCGCCGCAACGCCTTCGACCCGCCGTCGGCCTCCTTCGACGCCGCGTTCAGCTCTGGCGGGTGA
- a CDS encoding ABC transporter permease, with protein MSEDTAAVPARTQGRAPAAKETGIAGLLGSAAGRNTGLVVALVLLCAGGVVTAGDRFADIDNVLTILRLAAVIGVVSIGMTFVITGGGIDLSVGAIVALSSVWATTLATQGMATGTHWIVMVFTALLVGGACGLVNGVLIAYGRVVAFIATLASLAAARGLAEIISNRKTQIVNVPGFAAFFDASVLGVPVLVVIFALVAVGGWVLLNRTTFGRRTFAVGGNPEAARLAGIDVRRHTVMLYSLLGLCCGLAAVMLIARTTTGSATHGGLYELDAIAAVVIGGTLLSGGRGTIAGTVFGVLIFTTLSNVFTLNNLSISAQAVAKGAIIVVAVLLQQRLARRSGA; from the coding sequence ATGAGCGAGGACACCGCCGCCGTGCCCGCGCGGACACAGGGCAGAGCGCCCGCTGCGAAGGAGACCGGCATCGCGGGCCTGCTGGGCTCCGCCGCCGGGCGCAACACCGGCCTCGTGGTCGCACTGGTCCTGCTGTGCGCGGGCGGTGTGGTCACCGCCGGGGACCGGTTCGCCGACATCGACAACGTGCTCACGATCCTGCGGCTCGCGGCCGTGATCGGCGTGGTGAGCATCGGAATGACGTTCGTGATCACCGGGGGCGGGATCGACCTGTCGGTGGGCGCGATCGTCGCGCTGTCGTCGGTGTGGGCCACCACGCTGGCCACGCAGGGGATGGCCACCGGCACCCACTGGATCGTCATGGTCTTCACCGCGCTGCTGGTGGGCGGGGCCTGCGGGCTGGTCAACGGGGTGCTGATCGCCTACGGCCGGGTCGTGGCGTTCATCGCGACCCTGGCGAGCCTGGCCGCCGCACGCGGCCTGGCCGAGATCATCTCCAACCGCAAGACGCAGATCGTGAACGTGCCGGGCTTCGCCGCCTTCTTCGACGCATCGGTGCTGGGGGTACCGGTGCTCGTGGTGATCTTCGCGCTGGTGGCGGTCGGCGGGTGGGTGCTGCTCAACCGCACCACGTTCGGGCGCAGGACGTTCGCCGTCGGCGGCAACCCGGAGGCCGCCCGGCTCGCCGGCATCGACGTGCGGCGGCACACCGTGATGCTCTACTCGCTGCTCGGCCTGTGCTGCGGGCTGGCCGCGGTCATGCTCATCGCCCGCACCACCACGGGCAGCGCCACCCACGGCGGGTTGTACGAGCTCGACGCCATCGCCGCTGTCGTCATCGGCGGCACGCTGCTCTCCGGCGGCCGCGGCACGATCGCGGGCACCGTCTTCGGTGTCCTGATCTTCACCACGCTGTCGAACGTCTTCACCCTCAACAACCTCTCCATCTCCGCCCAGGCCGTCGCGAAGGGCGCGATCATCGTGGTCGCCGTCCTCCTGCAGCAGCGGCTCGCCCGACGCAGCGGCGCTTGA
- a CDS encoding Gfo/Idh/MocA family protein, whose protein sequence is MVGHAFMGAAHSQAWRVAPRFFDLPVQPVMAVLCGRDPGRTRAAGRLGWADAVTDWKSVLDRDDVHLVDICTPGDTHAEIAVAALEAGKHVLCEKPLANSVAEAVAMAEAAARAAERGVRAMVGFSYRRVPALALARDLVAQGRLGRVHHVRAQYLQDWIVDPAAPLSWRLDKDKAGSGALGDIGAHIVDATQFILGDTIAEVTGTMETFVPQRPVAAAHSGLSGTAVSGETGPVTVDDAALFLARFAGGALGSFEATRFANGRKNALRIEVNGSAGSLAFDFEDMNVLQFFDGTEDASVAGFRRIVVTEPQHPYVSAWWPAGHGLGYEHAFTHQAVDLVRAVAEGTDPSPSFADGLQVQRVLAAVETSAESRTWQQV, encoded by the coding sequence ATGGTCGGCCACGCGTTCATGGGAGCCGCGCACTCCCAGGCGTGGCGGGTCGCCCCCCGCTTCTTCGACCTGCCGGTGCAGCCGGTGATGGCGGTGCTGTGCGGCCGGGACCCCGGCCGCACGCGGGCCGCCGGCCGCCTCGGCTGGGCCGACGCCGTGACCGACTGGAAGTCCGTGCTGGACCGCGACGACGTGCACCTGGTGGACATCTGCACGCCGGGTGACACGCACGCCGAGATCGCGGTCGCCGCCCTGGAGGCGGGCAAGCACGTGCTGTGCGAGAAGCCGCTGGCCAACAGCGTCGCCGAGGCGGTCGCCATGGCGGAGGCGGCCGCACGCGCCGCCGAACGCGGGGTGCGGGCGATGGTGGGCTTCAGCTACCGGCGGGTGCCCGCCCTCGCCCTGGCCCGCGACCTGGTCGCGCAGGGCAGGCTCGGGCGCGTCCACCACGTGCGGGCCCAGTACCTGCAGGACTGGATCGTCGACCCGGCCGCACCGCTGTCGTGGCGGCTGGACAAGGACAAGGCCGGCTCCGGTGCGCTGGGCGACATCGGCGCGCACATCGTGGACGCCACCCAGTTCATCCTCGGCGACACCATCGCCGAGGTGACCGGGACGATGGAGACGTTCGTGCCGCAGCGGCCCGTCGCGGCCGCCCACTCCGGGCTGTCCGGCACCGCGGTGTCCGGCGAGACCGGTCCGGTCACCGTGGACGACGCCGCGTTGTTCCTGGCCCGCTTCGCCGGCGGCGCGCTCGGCTCGTTCGAGGCGACCCGCTTCGCCAACGGCCGCAAGAACGCGCTGCGCATCGAGGTCAACGGCTCCGCGGGCAGCCTGGCGTTCGACTTCGAGGACATGAACGTCCTGCAGTTCTTCGACGGCACCGAGGACGCGTCCGTCGCCGGGTTCCGCCGGATCGTGGTCACCGAGCCGCAGCACCCGTACGTGTCCGCGTGGTGGCCGGCCGGGCACGGCCTGGGCTACGAGCACGCTTTCACCCATCAGGCCGTGGACCTCGTGCGGGCCGTGGCCGAGGGCACCGACCCCTCGCCCTCGTTCGCCGACGGGCTGCAGGTGCAGCGCGTCCTCGCCGCGGTGGAGACGAGCGCCGAGTCCCGCACGTGGCAACAGGTCTGA
- a CDS encoding PQQ-dependent sugar dehydrogenase, whose translation MRKRLPAALSAALLTVATAVAVTAASVATAPPAAAHVVNPADFQQVELAKGVAEMGEPMSMTVLPDRSVLHTSRNGTLRRTTAGGATSVIANIPVYTHDEEGLQGVAADPGFATNRHIYLFYAPPLSTPGGDAPNTGSDFSAWNGVNRLSRFTLNSDFTVNTASQVTVLDVPTSRGMCCHVGGDMDFDAAGNLYLSTGDDTNPFDSAGYTPIDERSGRNPAYDAQRSAGNTNDLRGKVLRIKVNADGSYSIPAGNLFAPGTARTRPEIYAMGLRNPFRFNVDKATGTIYLGDYGPDAGSTTSTRGPAGQVEFNRITSAGNYGWPYCTGTNTTNETYVDYTFPSGPSGNRFNCAAPVNNSPHNTGLTNLPPARASWIKYDNCSLAAFGCGSESPMAAPVYRYDSTNPSTVKFPASLDGHVFATEFGRRWIKTIDVNSDGSAGQIGDFPWRGTQVMDAAFGPDGALYVLDYGTGWGSGDASSALYRIEYVPSGNRAPIAKASADRTSGAAPLTVNFSSAGSSDPENGALTYSWNFGNGSTSTAANPSHTYTTNGQYTVTLTVTDPGGLTASTSVVVTVGNTAPVVTLNTPLNGSLFSFGDTIPYTITVTDAEDGTIDCSRVKLSYILGHDSHGHPITSKTGCSGTLQIPVDGEHDTAANIFAVFDAEYTDNGANGVPPATTHTQHVLQPRHRQAEHHTTQSGTGLFDKTPAEGGRTVGDVHNGDWIAFDTYNLSGANRFTARVSSAGSGGTISVRTGSPTGTAIATVTVPVTGSWETFTNVSTALTSVPTTTGRLYLTFAGSGTGNLFDVDSFTFDTSTGGGRTGPITGAGSKCADVTGGSSADGTRIQLWTCNSGTNQRWTVEATTLRALSKCMDTAGGATADGTAVQLTTCNGATSQNWSAGANGSVVNTKSGKCLDANGASTADGTALIIWNCHGGTNQRWTLP comes from the coding sequence ATGAGAAAACGTCTCCCGGCGGCGCTGTCCGCCGCACTGCTGACCGTGGCCACCGCGGTGGCCGTCACGGCCGCCTCCGTCGCCACCGCGCCACCGGCCGCGGCCCACGTGGTCAACCCCGCCGACTTCCAGCAGGTGGAACTCGCCAAGGGCGTCGCCGAGATGGGCGAGCCGATGTCGATGACCGTGCTGCCGGACCGGTCGGTCCTGCACACCTCCCGCAACGGCACGCTGCGCCGCACCACCGCGGGCGGCGCCACGAGCGTGATCGCGAACATCCCGGTCTACACCCACGACGAGGAGGGGCTGCAGGGCGTCGCGGCGGACCCCGGTTTCGCCACCAACCGGCACATCTACCTCTTCTACGCGCCACCGCTGTCGACCCCCGGCGGGGACGCGCCGAACACCGGCTCGGACTTCTCCGCGTGGAACGGTGTGAACCGGTTGTCCCGCTTCACCCTCAACTCCGACTTCACCGTCAACACGGCGAGCCAGGTGACCGTGCTCGACGTGCCGACCAGCCGCGGCATGTGCTGCCACGTCGGCGGTGACATGGACTTCGACGCCGCCGGCAACCTCTACCTGTCCACCGGCGACGACACGAACCCGTTCGACTCGGCGGGCTACACGCCGATCGACGAGCGCTCCGGCCGCAACCCCGCCTACGACGCGCAGCGCAGCGCCGGCAACACCAACGACCTGCGCGGCAAGGTGCTGCGGATCAAGGTGAACGCCGACGGGTCGTACTCGATCCCGGCGGGCAACCTGTTCGCGCCGGGAACGGCCCGCACGCGCCCGGAGATCTACGCGATGGGCCTGCGCAACCCGTTCCGGTTCAACGTGGACAAGGCCACCGGCACGATCTACCTCGGCGACTACGGCCCGGACGCCGGGTCGACGACCTCGACCCGCGGACCCGCCGGGCAGGTGGAGTTCAACCGGATCACCTCGGCCGGCAACTACGGCTGGCCGTACTGCACCGGCACGAACACCACCAACGAGACCTACGTGGACTACACGTTCCCGTCCGGTCCGTCGGGCAACCGGTTCAACTGCGCCGCACCGGTCAACAACTCGCCGCACAACACCGGCCTGACGAACCTCCCCCCGGCGCGCGCGTCGTGGATCAAGTACGACAACTGCTCCCTCGCCGCGTTCGGCTGCGGGTCCGAGTCACCGATGGCCGCCCCGGTGTACCGCTACGACTCGACCAACCCGTCGACGGTCAAGTTCCCGGCCTCCCTGGACGGGCACGTGTTCGCCACCGAGTTCGGCCGGCGCTGGATCAAGACGATCGACGTCAACTCCGACGGCTCCGCCGGGCAGATCGGCGACTTCCCCTGGCGCGGCACCCAGGTCATGGACGCCGCCTTCGGCCCGGACGGCGCGCTCTACGTGCTCGACTACGGCACCGGCTGGGGCAGCGGTGACGCGAGCTCCGCGCTCTACCGCATCGAGTACGTGCCGTCGGGCAACCGGGCGCCGATCGCGAAGGCGAGCGCGGACCGCACCTCCGGTGCCGCTCCGCTGACCGTGAACTTCTCGTCCGCGGGCTCGTCCGACCCGGAGAACGGCGCGCTGACCTACTCGTGGAACTTCGGCAACGGCAGCACCTCCACCGCGGCCAACCCGAGCCACACCTACACCACGAACGGCCAGTACACGGTCACGCTCACGGTGACCGACCCCGGCGGGCTCACGGCCAGCACCAGCGTGGTGGTCACCGTCGGCAACACCGCACCCGTCGTCACGCTGAACACCCCGCTCAACGGCAGCCTGTTCAGCTTCGGCGACACCATCCCGTACACGATCACGGTCACCGACGCCGAGGACGGCACGATCGACTGCTCGCGGGTGAAGCTGTCCTACATCCTCGGCCACGACAGCCACGGCCACCCGATCACCTCGAAGACCGGCTGCTCCGGCACCCTGCAGATCCCCGTCGACGGTGAGCACGACACGGCGGCGAACATCTTCGCGGTCTTCGACGCCGAGTACACCGACAACGGTGCGAACGGGGTTCCCCCGGCGACCACGCACACGCAGCACGTGCTGCAGCCGCGGCACCGCCAGGCCGAGCACCACACGACCCAGTCGGGCACCGGCCTGTTCGACAAGACGCCCGCGGAGGGCGGCCGGACCGTCGGCGACGTCCACAACGGCGACTGGATCGCGTTCGACACCTACAATCTCAGCGGCGCGAACCGGTTCACCGCACGGGTCTCCTCGGCCGGCTCGGGCGGCACGATCTCGGTGCGCACCGGTTCTCCGACCGGCACCGCGATCGCCACGGTGACCGTGCCGGTGACCGGCAGCTGGGAGACGTTCACCAACGTCTCCACCGCGCTCACCTCCGTGCCCACGACCACCGGGCGGCTGTACCTGACCTTCGCCGGTAGCGGCACGGGCAACCTGTTCGACGTCGACTCGTTCACGTTCGACACGTCCACCGGCGGTGGCCGCACCGGGCCGATCACCGGCGCGGGCAGCAAGTGCGCCGACGTGACCGGCGGCAGCAGCGCCGACGGCACCCGCATCCAGCTGTGGACGTGCAACAGCGGCACGAACCAGCGCTGGACCGTCGAGGCGACCACGTTGCGGGCTCTGTCCAAGTGCATGGACACCGCCGGGGGAGCCACCGCCGACGGCACCGCCGTGCAGCTGACCACCTGCAACGGCGCCACGAGCCAGAACTGGTCCGCGGGTGCCAACGGCTCCGTGGTCAACACCAAGTCGGGCAAGTGCCTGGACGCCAACGGCGCGAGCACCGCCGACGGCACCGCGCTGATCATCTGGAACTGCCACGGCGGCACGAACCAGCGCTGGACGTTGCCGTGA
- a CDS encoding inositol-3-phosphate synthase yields MTGRIGLWLNGARGSVATTAVSGLLALREGLVPPTGCASELLDADLPPWEAFVVGGHDVVDTPLVKRVESLVRDGVLPHDLAGWVADGLDAVDAEIRPGHDPAAFSGSQAGVARRLAADIDDFRTRHGLARVVVVNVASTEPPVHVPHESLAELEEALAVPGNAVLPPSSLVAYAAFQAGCPFVDFTPSTGVALPALDELARERSLPYAGRDGKTGETLLRAAIAPMFTSRALKVLSWTGTNLLGGGDGATLEDPAHAGSKLASKARGLAALLGAEVTAPLHIDHVPDLGERKTAWDHVSFEGFLGARMSLQLTWSGLDSSLAAPLVLDLARLLAAAHAAGRTGAQGALAFFFKDPLGSDEHRLAEQARELHEWARGLDDPRARETD; encoded by the coding sequence GTGACCGGACGGATCGGCCTGTGGCTGAACGGTGCCAGGGGGTCGGTGGCGACGACAGCCGTCAGCGGGCTGCTCGCCCTGCGCGAGGGGCTCGTGCCGCCCACGGGCTGCGCCTCCGAACTGCTCGACGCCGACCTGCCGCCGTGGGAGGCGTTCGTGGTCGGCGGGCACGACGTCGTGGACACCCCGCTGGTCAAGCGCGTCGAGAGCCTCGTGCGCGACGGGGTGCTGCCGCACGACCTGGCGGGGTGGGTGGCGGACGGGCTGGACGCCGTGGACGCGGAGATCCGGCCCGGCCACGACCCCGCCGCGTTCTCCGGCAGCCAGGCAGGGGTCGCCCGGCGGCTGGCCGCCGACATCGACGACTTCCGCACCCGGCACGGGCTCGCGCGGGTGGTCGTGGTGAACGTGGCCTCGACCGAACCGCCCGTGCACGTCCCGCACGAGTCGCTGGCGGAGCTGGAGGAAGCGCTCGCCGTGCCGGGGAACGCCGTGCTGCCACCGAGCTCGCTCGTCGCGTACGCCGCGTTCCAGGCTGGCTGCCCCTTCGTGGACTTCACGCCGTCCACCGGCGTCGCGCTGCCCGCGCTGGACGAGCTGGCGCGGGAGCGGTCGTTGCCCTATGCCGGACGCGACGGCAAGACGGGGGAGACGTTGCTGCGCGCGGCGATCGCGCCGATGTTCACCTCGCGGGCGCTCAAGGTCCTGTCCTGGACCGGCACCAACCTGCTCGGCGGCGGTGACGGCGCGACGCTGGAGGACCCGGCGCACGCCGGCAGCAAGCTCGCGTCCAAGGCCAGGGGACTGGCCGCCCTGCTCGGCGCGGAGGTGACCGCGCCGTTGCACATCGACCACGTGCCCGACCTCGGCGAACGCAAGACCGCGTGGGACCACGTGTCGTTCGAGGGCTTCCTGGGCGCGCGGATGTCGTTGCAGCTCACCTGGAGCGGCCTGGACTCGTCCCTGGCCGCCCCGCTCGTGCTCGACCTCGCCCGCCTGCTCGCCGCCGCCCACGCGGCCGGCCGCACCGGTGCGCAGGGCGCGCTCGCGTTCTTCTTCAAGGACCCGCTGGGCAGCGACGAGCACCGGCTCGCCGAACAGGCCCGGGAACTGCACGAGTGGGCGCGGGGACTGGATGACCCGCGCGCACGCGAGACCGACTGA
- a CDS encoding sugar ABC transporter ATP-binding protein → MTVPAAALLSVRGLVKRFPGVTALGGVDFDVRAGEVHCLLGQNGAGKSTLIKVLSGAHRPDEGEIRWRGEVVSFGNPTAAMRSGVAAIYQELDLVAGLSVADNVFLGHELSTAGFTRRAEARRRTRALLDRLGHPDIAPDRDVGRLSVAHQQVVSMARALSLDGQLLIMDEPSAVLDPDEVRVLFGIIRELTAQGVAVVYISHRLAEIREIGDRVTVLKDGRTVATGLPAREVRTAELIALMTGRDIDNVYPDRPPVDPAAPEVLVVRGLTDGDRFRDVDLTVRAGEVVGLAGLVGSGRSEIVETVYGARKRVGGTVEVDGRPLRRGGVGPAVRAGMGLCPEERKSQGLLLDQAVYRNITMSSMSSFARFGFLDDRAERTRSAALTAALDVRPAGVDRVVRGLSGGNQQKVVLARWLLRECRVLLLDEPTRGVDVGARNEIYELIRELATRGVAVVVVSSDVEEVLGLADRVLVVREGRVVHDGPADEIDESRVLDLVMEGHAA, encoded by the coding sequence ATGACGGTCCCGGCAGCGGCTCTGCTGTCGGTCCGGGGTCTGGTCAAGCGCTTCCCCGGTGTGACGGCCCTGGGCGGGGTGGACTTCGACGTCCGCGCGGGTGAGGTGCACTGCCTGCTCGGGCAGAACGGGGCCGGCAAGTCGACGCTGATCAAGGTCCTGTCCGGCGCTCACCGCCCCGACGAGGGCGAGATCCGCTGGCGCGGCGAGGTCGTGTCGTTCGGCAACCCCACCGCCGCGATGCGCAGCGGGGTGGCCGCCATCTACCAGGAGCTCGACCTGGTCGCGGGTCTCTCGGTGGCCGACAACGTCTTCCTCGGGCACGAACTGTCCACTGCGGGCTTCACCCGGCGGGCCGAGGCCCGCCGCAGGACCCGCGCGCTGCTCGACCGGCTGGGCCACCCCGACATCGCGCCGGACCGGGACGTCGGCCGGTTGTCCGTGGCCCACCAGCAGGTCGTCAGCATGGCGCGGGCGCTGTCGCTGGACGGCCAGCTGCTGATCATGGACGAGCCGTCGGCCGTGCTCGACCCGGACGAGGTGCGGGTGCTCTTCGGCATCATCCGCGAGCTGACCGCCCAGGGAGTGGCCGTCGTCTACATCTCCCACCGGCTCGCCGAGATCAGGGAGATCGGCGACCGGGTCACCGTGCTCAAGGACGGCCGCACCGTCGCGACCGGCCTGCCCGCGCGCGAGGTGCGCACCGCGGAGCTGATCGCGTTGATGACCGGGCGCGACATCGACAACGTCTACCCCGACCGGCCACCGGTCGACCCCGCCGCGCCGGAGGTGCTGGTGGTGCGCGGGCTGACCGACGGCGACCGCTTCCGCGACGTGGACCTCACGGTCCGCGCCGGTGAGGTGGTCGGGCTCGCCGGGCTCGTCGGGTCGGGCCGCTCGGAGATCGTGGAGACCGTCTACGGCGCCCGGAAACGGGTCGGCGGCACCGTCGAGGTGGACGGCAGGCCGTTGCGGCGCGGTGGCGTCGGACCGGCGGTGCGCGCGGGCATGGGGCTGTGCCCGGAGGAGCGCAAGAGCCAGGGACTGCTGCTGGACCAGGCCGTCTACCGCAACATCACCATGTCGTCGATGTCGTCGTTCGCGCGGTTCGGGTTCCTCGACGACCGCGCCGAACGCACCCGCTCGGCCGCCCTCACCGCGGCGCTGGACGTGCGCCCGGCCGGGGTGGACCGCGTGGTGCGCGGGCTGTCCGGCGGCAACCAGCAGAAGGTCGTGCTCGCCCGGTGGCTGCTGCGGGAGTGCCGGGTGCTGCTGCTGGACGAACCCACGCGCGGGGTCGACGTGGGTGCGCGCAACGAGATCTACGAGCTGATCCGCGAGCTGGCCACCAGGGGAGTGGCCGTGGTCGTCGTGTCGAGCGACGTGGAGGAGGTCCTGGGGCTGGCCGACCGGGTCCTCGTGGTGCGCGAGGGCCGGGTGGTCCACGACGGGCCTGCCGACGAGATCGACGAGTCCCGGGTCCTCGACCTGGTCATGGAAGGACACGCCGCATGA